One part of the Desulfonema ishimotonii genome encodes these proteins:
- a CDS encoding electron transfer flavoprotein subunit beta/FixA family protein has translation MDILVLLKQVPATESLITIADDGKRVNTDNAKWVINPYDEFAVEEALQIKKAHGGTVTVISVGNDKTVEALRTGLAMGADRAVLINDPATADCDGLGIARILAAAIRDMSCDVIIAGQRAVDDDNYLVGAAVAEFLNIPHISMVVKEEITDGTIRCHQSIDGGTSLLEAPLPVLFTTQRGLNEPRYASLPGIMKAKKKPIDTRTLADIGLDAGEIAPRARIIEMKLPPERTGGRIIEGDSAQAKAAALVRALREEAKVI, from the coding sequence GTGGATATTCTCGTATTGTTGAAGCAGGTACCGGCGACGGAGTCCCTGATCACCATCGCCGATGACGGAAAGCGCGTGAACACCGATAACGCCAAATGGGTGATAAACCCCTATGATGAATTCGCCGTTGAAGAGGCACTTCAGATCAAAAAAGCCCACGGCGGCACCGTGACGGTCATCTCCGTGGGAAACGATAAAACCGTGGAGGCCCTGCGGACCGGCCTGGCAATGGGCGCGGACAGGGCCGTGCTTATCAATGACCCGGCCACCGCAGACTGCGACGGACTGGGGATCGCGCGGATTCTGGCGGCGGCTATCAGGGATATGTCCTGTGATGTGATCATCGCCGGGCAGCGGGCCGTGGATGATGACAATTATCTGGTGGGCGCTGCCGTGGCCGAGTTTCTGAACATTCCTCATATCTCAATGGTAGTCAAAGAGGAAATCACCGACGGCACCATCCGCTGCCATCAGAGCATTGACGGCGGCACCTCCCTTCTCGAAGCGCCGCTGCCCGTTCTGTTCACGACCCAGCGCGGTCTGAACGAACCCCGCTACGCCTCACTGCCCGGCATTATGAAGGCCAAAAAGAAGCCGATCGACACCAGAACCCTGGCCGATATCGGGCTGGATGCCGGAGAGATCGCCCCCAGGGCACGGATTATTGAAATGAAACTGCCGCCGGAGAGAACGGGCGGACGGATCATTGAGGGCGATTCCGCCCAGGCCAAAGCAGCCGCTCTGGTCAGGGCATTGCGGGAAGAGGCCAAAGTCATCTGA